The following proteins are co-located in the Candidatus Woesearchaeota archaeon genome:
- the dnaJ gene encoding molecular chaperone DnaJ translates to MGKDYYKVLGLGKDASKEEIKKAYKKLAKQYHPDLNKESDSDEKFKEINEAASVLGDDKKRQQYDQFGTADTNFSSGQGGFDFSGFSGGNFGFDFDLGDMFDGLFGGKRRRKSSSVRGSDIEFEITINLEDAAFGKKKTINIPRMETCKSCHGTGAKSDSDIINCRLCQGSGVIKSEVRTPFGIFAQSSTCHDCNGHGKTIRKACSNCGGNGRVRNTREIEIEIPGGIHDGSRLRVKNEGEAGINGGNKGDLYVYINVQKHDIFKREGDDIYLELPISYAQAVMGANVDVPTLKGVASLTIPAGTQCNTVFRMKEYGISNLEGYGKGSQNVKIVIDIPTKLNKQQKDLLKEFDKTVKNKKGFLESVFG, encoded by the coding sequence ATGGGCAAAGATTATTATAAAGTTTTAGGGTTAGGGAAAGACGCTTCAAAAGAAGAGATTAAAAAGGCTTATAAAAAGTTAGCTAAACAATATCATCCAGACTTGAATAAAGAGAGTGATTCGGATGAAAAGTTTAAAGAGATTAATGAAGCTGCATCTGTATTGGGTGATGATAAAAAAAGGCAGCAGTATGATCAATTTGGCACAGCTGACACTAATTTTAGTTCAGGACAGGGCGGGTTTGATTTTTCAGGGTTTTCAGGCGGAAATTTCGGGTTTGATTTTGATTTGGGTGATATGTTTGATGGATTATTTGGAGGAAAAAGGCGCAGGAAGAGTTCTTCGGTTAGGGGAAGTGATATTGAATTTGAAATAACTATCAATTTAGAAGATGCCGCGTTTGGCAAGAAAAAAACTATTAATATTCCCCGAATGGAAACATGTAAAAGTTGTCATGGTACTGGCGCTAAATCTGATTCGGATATTATTAATTGCCGTTTGTGTCAAGGTTCAGGTGTAATTAAAAGCGAGGTTAGAACTCCTTTTGGAATATTTGCGCAATCATCTACTTGCCATGACTGTAATGGGCATGGTAAAACTATTCGCAAAGCGTGTTCAAATTGCGGCGGAAATGGGAGAGTAAGAAATACAAGAGAGATTGAAATTGAAATTCCAGGTGGTATACATGACGGTTCGAGATTGAGAGTTAAAAACGAAGGTGAAGCAGGTATAAATGGAGGAAATAAAGGAGATCTTTATGTATATATTAATGTTCAAAAGCATGATATTTTTAAGAGGGAGGGAGATGATATTTATTTAGAATTGCCTATTAGTTATGCGCAGGCTGTGATGGGCGCAAATGTTGATGTGCCAACCTTGAAAGGTGTTGCTTCCTTAACTATCCCTGCAGGCACTCAATGCAATACTGTTTTTAGAATGAAAGAATATGGAATTTCTAATTTAGAAGGCTATGGGAAAGGTTCACAGAATGTTAAAATTGTAATAGATATACCTACAAAACTTAATAAACAACAGAAAGATTTGTTGAAAGAATTTGATAAAACAGTTAAAAATAAAAAAGGTTTTCTTGAATCAGTATTTGGTTAA
- a CDS encoding class I SAM-dependent methyltransferase, translating to MTISLSDYFGNEGIKQISLEELVDLNKKGMGDAVEQRLTQIEKLICSRSGDLVPLEREMYNLIYGCNLFGNVDCFRASDVKVILPYLDKSVKGREKVLDVGSGTGLKTVYLALNNPGTYFVALDVQAIALSELEKRAKKYGCKNIGIVQGDLLAAPFSKAFDMVLVSNMIHESACVERDYEYNDFNMGNKFQNMIRILRPGGKLLISHANCSGFADVYAREMDYNMEKQGLSDIKTELLYSGESEILEIFGVKNGQRLL from the coding sequence ATGACGATATCGCTAAGTGATTATTTTGGGAATGAAGGCATTAAACAGATTTCATTAGAGGAGTTAGTTGATTTGAATAAAAAAGGCATGGGTGACGCAGTAGAACAAAGATTGACACAAATTGAAAAGTTAATTTGTTCAAGGTCAGGTGATTTAGTGCCTTTAGAAAGAGAAATGTATAATTTGATTTATGGATGCAATTTGTTTGGCAATGTTGATTGTTTTCGCGCTAGCGACGTGAAAGTTATTCTTCCTTATCTGGATAAAAGCGTTAAAGGGCGTGAAAAAGTATTAGATGTTGGTTCAGGAACTGGACTTAAAACAGTGTATCTTGCATTAAATAATCCTGGAACTTATTTTGTTGCTTTAGATGTTCAAGCAATAGCATTATCAGAATTGGAAAAAAGAGCTAAAAAATATGGATGTAAAAATATTGGGATAGTCCAAGGAGATTTATTAGCTGCGCCATTTAGTAAGGCATTTGATATGGTTCTAGTTTCAAACATGATACATGAATCTGCTTGTGTTGAACGGGACTATGAATATAATGATTTTAACATGGGGAATAAATTTCAAAATATGATTAGAATATTAAGACCGGGCGGAAAACTATTAATTTCACATGCAAATTGTTCAGGGTTTGCGGATGTTTATGCTCGAGAAATGGATTATAATATGGAGAAACAAGGCTTATCAGATATAAAAACTGAACTTCTTTATTCTGGTGAATCGGAAATTTTAGAAATATTTGGTGTAAAAAATGGGCAAAGATTATTATAA